The Polyodon spathula isolate WHYD16114869_AA chromosome 13, ASM1765450v1, whole genome shotgun sequence genome includes a region encoding these proteins:
- the LOC121326124 gene encoding L-seryl-tRNA(Sec) kinase-like isoform X1 — translation MSSATEPVKRQVCVCLLFGLPAAGKSTLSRALPEYLWLRRRWDCVVVSYDDVIPEQAFNLQLDLRESDTVDETLPSWRSYRLKLLQCLEYFLQLLGSSPTLCKPPFREDVTWKRFIHSLQPQSALSSETEISGEQLPHQSSPRPLLIVLDDNFYYRSMRYEVFQLARKSSLGFCQVFLECSQDTCLWRNRHRSSPVPDEVILAMSHRIEPPNPSKHPWEQNSLLLESGGCISDDHIQKMIALFDSALDNPLKPSEDNREQKEADRLCCATSVLHQADQACRHLVSLAMKTAKDSKLSPDNMRLLAAELNKLKGVFLEDLRRGQVRGKPISFRGKEKDVVGLVVSQFEQLKMDIMGTFCLNTP, via the exons ATGAGTAGCGCTACCGAGCCGGTGAAGAGACAGGTATGTGTGTGTCTCCTTTTCGGTCTTCCAGCGGCGGGGAAGTCGACTTTATCACGGGCTCTCCCGGAATACCTCTGGCTGCGGAGGCGCTGGGACTGCGTGGTGGTTTCTTACGATGATGTCATTCCAGAGCAAGCGTTTAACTTACAGCTGGATCTCCGAGAGTCAGACACTGTAGATGAAACG CTCCCCAGCTGGAGGTCATACAGACTCAAACTGCTCCAGTGCCTGGAATACTTTCTGCAGCTCCTTGGCAGCTCACCCACCCTGTGTAAACCTCCCTTCAGAGAGGATGTCACCTGGAAGCGCTTTATTCACAGCCTGCAGCCACAGAGTGCTTTGTCCTCTGAAACAGAAATCAGTGGAGAACAGCTTCCCCATCAGTCATCTCCCAGACCCCTTCTGATTGTTTTAGATGATAATTTTTACTATCGGAGCATGCGATATGAAGTTTTCCAGCTGGCAAGGAAGA gtTCTCTGGGATTCTGCCAGGTGTTCCTAGAGTGTTCCCAGGATACCTGCCTGTGGAGGAATCGACATAGAAGTAGCCCGGTGCCAGATGAGGTCATTTTGGCCATGTCTCACAGGATTGAACCTCCTAACCCCAGCAAACACCCCTGGGAGCAGAATAGTTTGCTGCTGGAGAGTGGGGGCTGTATTTCAGATGACCACAT ACAGAAGATGATTGCATTATTCGACTCTGCTTTAGACAACCCCCTGAAACCGTCGGAGGATAACAGAGAACAAAAG GAAGCAGACCGTTTATGTTGTGCAACTAGTGTTCTGCACCAAGCTGATCAAGCATGTAGGCACCTTGTATCCCTGGCCATGAAAACGGCAAAAG aTAGTAAGTTATCCCCTGACAACATGAGATTATTGGCTGCAGAGCTCAACAAGCTGAAAGGAGTTTTTCTTGAGGACCTGAGGCGAGGACAGGTGCGAGGGAAACCCATCAGCTTCCGTGGCAAGGAGAAGGATGTGGTTGGGTTAGTTGTCTCACAGTTTGAGCAATTGAAAATGGACATCATGGGTACATTTTGCTTAAATACACCTTGA
- the LOC121326124 gene encoding L-seryl-tRNA(Sec) kinase-like isoform X2 encodes MSSATEPVKRQVCVCLLFGLPAAGKSTLSRALPEYLWLRRRWDCVVVSYDDVIPEQAFNLQLDLRESDTVDETLPSWRSYRLKLLQCLEYFLQLLGSSPTLCKPPFREDVTWKRFIHSLQPQSALSSETEISGEQLPHQSSPRPLLIVLDDNFYYRSMRYEVFQLARKSSLGFCQVFLECSQDTCLWRNRHRSSPVPDEVILAMSHRIEPPNPSKHPWEQNSLLLESGGCISDDHIQKMIALFDSALDNPLKPSEDNREQKEADRLCCATSVLHQADQACRHLVSLAMKTAKVSYPLTT; translated from the exons ATGAGTAGCGCTACCGAGCCGGTGAAGAGACAGGTATGTGTGTGTCTCCTTTTCGGTCTTCCAGCGGCGGGGAAGTCGACTTTATCACGGGCTCTCCCGGAATACCTCTGGCTGCGGAGGCGCTGGGACTGCGTGGTGGTTTCTTACGATGATGTCATTCCAGAGCAAGCGTTTAACTTACAGCTGGATCTCCGAGAGTCAGACACTGTAGATGAAACG CTCCCCAGCTGGAGGTCATACAGACTCAAACTGCTCCAGTGCCTGGAATACTTTCTGCAGCTCCTTGGCAGCTCACCCACCCTGTGTAAACCTCCCTTCAGAGAGGATGTCACCTGGAAGCGCTTTATTCACAGCCTGCAGCCACAGAGTGCTTTGTCCTCTGAAACAGAAATCAGTGGAGAACAGCTTCCCCATCAGTCATCTCCCAGACCCCTTCTGATTGTTTTAGATGATAATTTTTACTATCGGAGCATGCGATATGAAGTTTTCCAGCTGGCAAGGAAGA gtTCTCTGGGATTCTGCCAGGTGTTCCTAGAGTGTTCCCAGGATACCTGCCTGTGGAGGAATCGACATAGAAGTAGCCCGGTGCCAGATGAGGTCATTTTGGCCATGTCTCACAGGATTGAACCTCCTAACCCCAGCAAACACCCCTGGGAGCAGAATAGTTTGCTGCTGGAGAGTGGGGGCTGTATTTCAGATGACCACAT ACAGAAGATGATTGCATTATTCGACTCTGCTTTAGACAACCCCCTGAAACCGTCGGAGGATAACAGAGAACAAAAG GAAGCAGACCGTTTATGTTGTGCAACTAGTGTTCTGCACCAAGCTGATCAAGCATGTAGGCACCTTGTATCCCTGGCCATGAAAACGGCAAAAG TAAGTTATCCCCTGACAACATGA